In Aquiflexum balticum DSM 16537, a single genomic region encodes these proteins:
- the galE gene encoding UDP-glucose 4-epimerase GalE translates to MKKILITGGAGYIGSHTAVALINAGFEPVIIDNFSNSEKSALAGLNKICGREITCYEVDCLDRSGVEKVFLENDFSGVIHFAASKAVGESTRLPLKYYANNIDSLLILLETMSKFGVKDIVFSSSCTVYGQPKELPVTESTPRQDAESPYGNTKKICEDILRDFILSGVDSRIVALRYFNPVGAHPSSEIGELPIGVPANLIPFVTQTAAGIREKITVFGNDYDTTDGTCVRDYIHVMDLADAHVKALAYLSVQKLNFYDIFNVGTGRGNTVLEVIQTFEKVSGQKLNYEIGPRRSGDIEKVWANTDKINKVLGWEAKYSLEDSLRDSWNWQMKLSGKKN, encoded by the coding sequence ATGAAAAAAATACTAATTACAGGTGGGGCAGGTTATATAGGTTCCCACACCGCTGTGGCATTGATCAATGCAGGTTTTGAACCTGTTATCATTGACAATTTTTCCAATTCCGAAAAATCAGCATTGGCAGGCTTGAATAAAATTTGTGGCAGGGAAATTACCTGCTATGAGGTGGATTGTTTGGATAGGTCCGGAGTCGAAAAGGTATTTCTTGAAAATGATTTTTCCGGAGTGATTCACTTTGCAGCTTCTAAAGCAGTGGGTGAAAGTACCAGGTTGCCATTGAAATATTATGCCAATAACATTGATTCATTGCTGATTCTTCTGGAAACCATGTCTAAATTTGGGGTGAAAGACATTGTTTTCTCCTCTTCATGTACTGTTTACGGCCAACCAAAAGAGTTGCCTGTTACAGAATCTACCCCAAGACAGGATGCTGAGAGTCCTTATGGTAACACGAAGAAGATTTGTGAGGATATTCTTAGGGATTTTATTCTGAGTGGTGTGGATTCAAGAATTGTAGCTTTGCGTTACTTCAATCCGGTGGGCGCACATCCCAGTTCTGAAATCGGGGAATTACCCATAGGAGTTCCGGCAAATCTGATTCCTTTTGTCACTCAGACAGCTGCGGGAATCAGGGAGAAAATAACAGTATTTGGAAATGACTATGATACGACCGATGGTACCTGTGTAAGGGATTATATCCATGTAATGGATTTGGCGGATGCACATGTGAAAGCATTGGCATACTTATCCGTTCAGAAACTTAATTTTTACGATATCTTCAATGTTGGAACAGGAAGGGGCAATACCGTATTGGAAGTCATCCAGACTTTCGAAAAAGTAAGTGGTCAAAAATTGAATTATGAAATCGGTCCAAGAAGATCAGGTGATATCGAAAAAGTTTGGGCCAATACAGATAAGATCAACAAAGTTTTGGGTTGGGAAGCCAAGTATTCTTTGGAAGATTCTCTGAGGGATTCGTGGAATTGGCAGATGAAGCTATCTGGCAAAAAAAATTAA
- the dprA gene encoding DNA-processing protein DprA, giving the protein MSKPNETQHHELALSLIPQIGPAVYRNIIAYTGSAYNFLELPNGKAAKIPRISQRLLSWRKEKTSFLKKAEELLEICLKKNIQVITISDPQFPQRLKSLEDMPMVIFSKGLSDMNPKRTLGIVGTRNASEYGRNITRKIIEDVAPYNPTIISGLAYGIDIEAHKAALQFDLPTLAVLGSSPDQIYPSIHKNTALSMLEKGGLISEFMPGSEMHPTNFPKRNRIIAGLSDALIVVEAAKKGGALITAEIAYSYNKEVFAVPGNLQSTYSEGCNNLIRTMKASIFTGLKDLEEALSWSKETNGVETKNKNETIQDLDSIEKKIYEILVESKELEIDQLAFRMELPLSVLASKLLNMEFQGIIRAMPGKKYKVV; this is encoded by the coding sequence ATGTCAAAGCCGAATGAAACGCAACACCATGAATTGGCACTCAGTCTCATTCCTCAGATAGGTCCTGCGGTCTATAGAAATATAATTGCTTATACCGGGTCTGCCTATAATTTTTTGGAGCTTCCAAACGGAAAAGCGGCAAAAATCCCAAGAATCAGTCAAAGGCTCCTCTCCTGGCGAAAGGAAAAAACCTCCTTCCTGAAAAAAGCAGAAGAGCTTTTGGAAATCTGCTTGAAAAAGAACATTCAGGTAATCACCATTTCAGATCCTCAATTTCCCCAAAGACTCAAAAGCCTAGAAGATATGCCTATGGTGATTTTCAGCAAAGGCTTGTCTGATATGAACCCTAAAAGAACTTTGGGAATAGTCGGTACCAGAAACGCTTCTGAATATGGCAGAAACATCACCAGAAAAATCATAGAAGATGTCGCGCCTTATAACCCGACTATCATCAGTGGTTTGGCCTATGGAATTGATATAGAAGCCCATAAAGCTGCCCTACAATTTGACCTGCCCACCTTGGCAGTATTGGGCTCATCTCCTGACCAAATATATCCCTCTATCCATAAGAATACCGCACTCTCCATGCTGGAAAAAGGTGGATTGATCAGTGAATTTATGCCGGGAAGTGAGATGCACCCGACCAACTTCCCCAAACGCAACCGGATAATTGCAGGCCTTTCAGATGCTTTGATTGTAGTAGAAGCTGCCAAAAAAGGCGGGGCTTTGATTACTGCCGAAATCGCGTATAGCTATAATAAAGAAGTGTTTGCTGTTCCCGGAAATCTTCAATCTACCTACAGTGAGGGGTGCAATAACCTCATCAGAACCATGAAAGCTTCCATTTTTACAGGTTTGAAAGACCTTGAAGAAGCATTGTCCTGGTCCAAAGAAACCAATGGAGTGGAAACAAAAAATAAAAACGAGACCATTCAGGATCTGGACAGTATAGAAAAAAAGATCTATGAAATACTTGTTGAATCCAAAGAGCTTGAAATTGACCAGTTGGCTTTCCGGATGGAATTGCCACTTTCAGTTTTGGCATCTAAGCTTTTGAATATGGAGTTTCAAGGCATAATCCGGGCAATGCCTGGAAAAAAATATAAGGTAGTATAG
- a CDS encoding MerR family transcriptional regulator — MPYKEREIEKKYYSIGEVASIFKVAPSLIRYWEGEFDIIKPKKDKKGNRRFTKDDIEKIRYIYQLVKIKGYTLQGAQEVLKTGHEQVFDKATMVDRLHQIKRFLMEIRDTMHVKAE; from the coding sequence GTGCCGTACAAAGAAAGAGAAATAGAGAAAAAATACTACTCCATCGGAGAAGTTGCCAGCATTTTTAAAGTTGCGCCTTCACTTATCAGATATTGGGAAGGGGAATTTGATATCATCAAACCCAAAAAAGATAAAAAAGGAAACAGACGTTTCACCAAGGATGATATAGAAAAAATCAGGTATATCTACCAATTGGTGAAAATCAAAGGATATACTTTGCAAGGGGCGCAGGAAGTCCTCAAAACCGGTCATGAACAAGTTTTTGACAAGGCTACCATGGTAGACCGGTTACATCAGATCAAGAGATTTTTAATGGAAATCAGAGATACCATGCATGTCAAAGCCGAATGA
- a CDS encoding PKD domain-containing protein, protein MRVFKFLAVSSFIAVLQVIFSIQLSAQVTTVGKEFWFGFMENNGVPPDAPDRGVVVITASENASGTLQYGGRTLSFNLSPGQQFMHNIDDVDMLHRTSGQVESKGIYIISTGNVSVYAFNERFRSADGTVILPLPTLGKDYYITSHFETMTAQVNYDANVNNESTLLVVGVENNTRIEITPAVFTVNGRPAGLPFEITLNRGQSYQLKARGDLTGSRVRVVGENVDECKNIAVFGGNKWTSVGDCGQANDHLFQQTYPVNTWGTEFFHIPLSGRSSGELVKILASEDNTNVLVDGKNIGTINAGKFISLNFEEDQIAGIETDKPSSVTVFAKSQGCNNPLGSFYQDGDPFMISYSPNQQLLRNITFNALQLPSITSHYVNIVIKTDAKDQTFLDGRNIGNQFNVIPQNPEFSYSRVGISQGVHNLRNPEGLIAYVYGFGFIESYGYAVGASLDNLNFEVESSYEFELVGNRVACYQREGVWEILPENELFTYFIWDFGDGSETKIGKEVTHIYSEIGEYEIKVIAAVSENSCDEQQEVVFKVQVENTDGEIAGITKACPLVEELTYSFLSDEVISKVDWDVVGGEIIEVDEEKKEVTIVWGPANPNAQVIVIPYNSEGCPGDPITLNVVINPLIDAGIPSGEVEICFDPEQIYEYTVAEKFNNRGFEWFIEEGEIVGPNDQSVVEVKWSNPGVTGKIWYREFSLFDDLCEGTSPKLEVIINSALTAAVLDLNNVLCFGENTGSINLDVTGGKTPYTYTWSHQSSLNSNTAGNLSSGSYSVQVTDSFGCSVLLEDIVIEEPQLLSFRELETIATSCFGRADGREVLEITGGVGPYTIDYPQAIINNNQITFSELEGQDYAFVVTDANGCNLPVNFKIDSPMPAVADIRVLKPSCPGQSNGELIVNSVEGIGPYTYLWQYDNSRGLTLEGIPRGVYNISIQDSRGCISNGLGEMVEEEPQVRMPTGFNPLDGLYGPVSNCNVNFTLKVLNRWGNLIYSGDSGWDGLVNGQEAPIGSYTYLIFLEMNVNGQAETKEISGFFTLIR, encoded by the coding sequence ATGAGAGTATTTAAATTCCTGGCCGTCTCCTCTTTTATTGCAGTATTGCAGGTTATTTTTTCAATTCAGTTGAGTGCCCAGGTCACCACTGTTGGCAAGGAATTTTGGTTCGGTTTCATGGAAAATAACGGGGTGCCTCCAGATGCCCCTGATAGGGGAGTAGTTGTGATTACTGCAAGTGAAAATGCTAGCGGTACTTTGCAATATGGGGGAAGGACGCTTAGCTTCAACCTCAGTCCCGGACAGCAGTTTATGCACAATATTGATGACGTGGATATGCTTCACCGAACTTCCGGCCAAGTGGAAAGCAAAGGTATTTATATTATTTCAACTGGAAATGTTTCTGTTTATGCATTCAATGAAAGGTTCAGATCAGCAGATGGCACTGTAATTTTGCCACTACCTACCCTTGGAAAAGACTACTATATCACTTCCCATTTTGAAACCATGACCGCTCAGGTGAATTATGATGCCAATGTAAACAATGAAAGCACTCTGCTTGTAGTGGGAGTTGAAAACAACACCAGGATTGAAATTACTCCGGCGGTTTTCACTGTAAACGGCAGGCCGGCCGGTCTTCCATTTGAAATTACTTTGAATAGAGGGCAAAGCTACCAATTGAAAGCCAGAGGCGACCTGACAGGTTCAAGAGTAAGGGTTGTTGGAGAAAATGTTGATGAATGTAAAAATATAGCTGTTTTTGGCGGAAATAAATGGACCAGCGTTGGTGATTGTGGTCAGGCCAACGATCACCTTTTTCAACAGACTTATCCTGTGAATACCTGGGGAACTGAATTTTTTCATATCCCTCTTTCAGGAAGATCTTCCGGTGAATTGGTCAAAATATTAGCCTCTGAGGATAATACAAATGTTTTGGTGGATGGAAAAAATATCGGAACAATTAATGCCGGGAAATTTATTTCTTTAAACTTTGAAGAGGACCAAATAGCTGGCATCGAAACGGACAAACCTTCCTCGGTTACGGTTTTTGCCAAAAGCCAGGGCTGTAATAATCCTCTCGGTTCTTTTTATCAGGATGGAGATCCATTTATGATTTCATATAGTCCCAATCAGCAACTGTTAAGAAATATTACTTTTAATGCCCTGCAGCTTCCCTCCATAACCAGTCATTATGTCAATATCGTAATAAAGACGGATGCAAAAGATCAAACATTTTTAGATGGTAGAAATATTGGTAACCAGTTTAATGTAATTCCGCAAAATCCCGAATTTTCTTATTCCAGGGTAGGAATAAGTCAAGGAGTCCATAATCTCCGGAATCCGGAAGGCTTAATTGCCTATGTGTATGGTTTTGGATTTATAGAATCCTACGGTTATGCGGTAGGTGCCAGCTTGGACAATCTTAATTTCGAAGTGGAGTCTTCCTATGAATTCGAATTAGTGGGAAACAGGGTTGCTTGTTATCAAAGAGAAGGTGTCTGGGAAATTCTCCCTGAAAATGAACTTTTCACTTATTTTATTTGGGATTTTGGGGATGGGAGTGAAACTAAAATAGGTAAAGAGGTGACCCATATTTATTCTGAAATAGGGGAATATGAAATAAAGGTTATTGCTGCTGTAAGTGAAAATAGCTGTGATGAACAGCAGGAGGTGGTTTTTAAAGTTCAGGTTGAAAATACTGATGGCGAAATTGCAGGTATCACCAAGGCCTGTCCATTGGTAGAGGAATTGACCTATTCTTTTTTATCAGATGAAGTTATTTCCAAGGTAGATTGGGATGTTGTCGGAGGAGAAATAATTGAGGTGGACGAAGAGAAAAAAGAGGTCACAATAGTTTGGGGACCTGCAAATCCAAACGCTCAGGTTATAGTCATTCCTTATAATTCAGAAGGATGTCCTGGAGATCCCATCACTTTAAATGTTGTGATTAATCCTTTGATAGATGCAGGAATTCCAAGCGGAGAAGTGGAAATTTGTTTTGATCCTGAGCAAATCTATGAGTATACCGTAGCCGAAAAATTCAATAACAGAGGCTTTGAATGGTTTATTGAGGAGGGTGAGATTGTTGGGCCCAATGACCAAAGTGTTGTGGAGGTAAAATGGTCCAATCCGGGAGTAACAGGAAAAATATGGTACAGGGAATTCAGCCTTTTTGATGATCTGTGCGAAGGAACTTCCCCGAAATTGGAGGTGATCATTAACTCAGCCTTAACGGCTGCTGTGTTGGATTTGAATAATGTGTTATGTTTTGGAGAAAACACTGGGAGCATAAATCTAGATGTCACGGGAGGCAAAACTCCCTATACCTATACCTGGAGCCATCAATCAAGCTTAAATTCAAATACTGCTGGCAATTTATCATCAGGTTCATATTCGGTACAGGTCACGGATTCTTTTGGATGCTCCGTTTTGCTCGAGGATATAGTAATTGAAGAACCTCAGTTACTTTCTTTTAGGGAATTGGAAACAATTGCTACCTCCTGTTTTGGTAGGGCAGATGGAAGAGAAGTACTGGAAATTACCGGTGGTGTCGGCCCTTATACCATAGATTATCCTCAGGCAATAATCAATAATAATCAGATTACCTTTTCAGAGTTGGAGGGTCAAGATTATGCTTTTGTGGTCACAGATGCCAACGGTTGCAACCTACCTGTGAATTTCAAAATTGATTCCCCAATGCCTGCAGTAGCGGATATCAGGGTTCTCAAACCCAGTTGTCCGGGACAATCCAACGGGGAATTGATCGTGAATTCTGTGGAAGGTATTGGACCATATACCTACTTGTGGCAATATGACAATTCCAGGGGACTGACCTTAGAAGGGATTCCCCGAGGAGTGTATAATATCAGTATTCAAGACAGCAGAGGATGTATCAGCAATGGCCTGGGAGAGATGGTGGAAGAAGAACCTCAGGTCAGGATGCCGACCGGTTTCAATCCATTGGACGGTTTGTATGGCCCTGTTTCCAATTGTAATGTCAATTTTACTTTGAAAGTGCTGAACAGATGGGGTAATTTGATCTATAGCGGGGATTCAGGTTGGGATGGATTGGTAAATGGACAAGAGGCACCAATAGGTTCATATACGTATTTGATCTTTTTGGAAATGAATGTGAACGGGCAAGCTGAAACCAAGGAAATAAGTGGATTCTTTACTTTAATCCGTTGA
- a CDS encoding L-ribulose-5-phosphate 4-epimerase, whose amino-acid sequence MSKYSEIKHHCYQANLQLPKLDLVVYTFGNVSTVDREKGVFAIKPSGVPYEDLKVEDIVIVDFDNNIVEGSMRPSSDTKTHAFLYKHWEHIGGICHTHSTYAVAWSQSQLDIPIFGTTHADHLTVDIPCAPPMADDLIQGDYEHNTGQQILDCFEEKKLSPKEVEMVLIGNHGPFAWGKDAAKAVYNSKVLEEIAKMAYLTLQINPNAPRLKDALIRKHFERKHGKDAYYGQGC is encoded by the coding sequence ATGAGCAAATATTCAGAAATTAAACATCATTGCTATCAAGCCAACCTCCAACTCCCAAAACTCGACCTCGTGGTGTATACCTTTGGCAATGTCAGCACGGTGGATAGGGAAAAGGGGGTTTTTGCGATCAAGCCGAGTGGGGTGCCTTATGAGGATTTGAAAGTGGAGGATATCGTCATTGTGGATTTCGACAATAACATTGTGGAAGGATCCATGAGGCCATCATCAGATACCAAAACACATGCATTTTTATACAAACATTGGGAGCATATAGGAGGGATATGTCATACCCATTCCACTTATGCGGTGGCTTGGTCCCAGTCACAACTGGATATTCCGATATTCGGGACTACCCATGCTGACCATCTGACGGTGGACATTCCATGTGCACCTCCCATGGCAGATGATCTGATTCAAGGTGACTACGAACACAATACCGGTCAACAGATTTTGGATTGTTTTGAAGAAAAGAAACTGAGCCCCAAAGAGGTGGAAATGGTGCTGATAGGAAACCATGGGCCATTTGCCTGGGGTAAAGATGCCGCAAAAGCGGTCTATAACAGTAAAGTCTTGGAAGAGATAGCAAAAATGGCCTATCTTACCCTACAGATCAATCCCAATGCACCAAGATTGAAAGATGCACTTATCCGAAAGCACTTTGAAAGAAAACACGGAAAAGATGCCTATTACGGTCAGGGATGTTAG
- a CDS encoding aldose epimerase family protein codes for MKRKHLLPIALSVGLIFGTIWSCQSPKSDNKEMEKKEIKFNVNIQEVPVAGKNAKLFTFDNGNGIKVEISSFGGLITKLMVPDKDGKSENIVLGHDNLDGYDSNNGYLGASVGRYANRIANGQFELDGTTYQLATNNGNNHLHGGLIGFHRKHWEAEMVESENSMKVKMTYLSPDGEEGYPGNLKTTLTFELTADDKLLVEFGAETDKPTIVNLTQHGYFNLSALKENILGHELVIHAPKYTPVNDELIPTGELAPVAGTAFDFNQAHTIGERIAQVPGGYDHNYVIKEKHDGELVKMAEVYHPGSGRFMELYSDAPGVQFYSGNFLDGNINTGGIAYTKHMGMCLEPQVFPNSPNEPAFPTARLNPGEKYKHRIEYHFSTK; via the coding sequence ATGAAAAGAAAGCATCTATTGCCCATAGCATTATCTGTGGGATTAATTTTTGGGACAATATGGTCCTGTCAATCACCAAAATCTGACAACAAGGAAATGGAAAAAAAGGAAATCAAATTCAATGTCAATATCCAGGAAGTTCCTGTAGCGGGTAAAAATGCCAAACTATTCACTTTTGATAATGGAAACGGAATCAAGGTTGAAATTTCCAGCTTTGGGGGATTAATTACCAAATTGATGGTGCCTGATAAAGATGGAAAATCTGAAAATATTGTCCTTGGGCATGACAATCTGGATGGGTATGATTCCAATAATGGGTATTTGGGTGCTTCTGTCGGCAGGTATGCCAATAGAATTGCAAATGGTCAATTTGAATTGGATGGTACAACTTATCAATTGGCTACCAATAATGGCAATAACCACCTGCATGGCGGATTGATAGGTTTCCACAGAAAACATTGGGAGGCTGAAATGGTTGAAAGTGAAAATTCCATGAAGGTCAAAATGACTTACCTCAGTCCGGACGGGGAAGAAGGATACCCCGGTAATCTAAAAACAACCCTTACTTTTGAACTGACTGCTGACGATAAGCTTTTGGTGGAATTTGGTGCTGAAACAGATAAGCCTACTATTGTCAATCTTACCCAACATGGCTATTTCAACCTAAGCGCTTTAAAGGAAAATATTCTAGGGCATGAATTGGTAATCCATGCGCCGAAATATACTCCAGTAAACGATGAATTGATTCCCACTGGAGAATTGGCTCCTGTAGCGGGAACAGCTTTTGATTTTAACCAAGCCCACACCATAGGTGAAAGAATAGCCCAAGTACCAGGTGGCTATGACCACAATTATGTGATCAAGGAAAAACATGACGGTGAATTGGTGAAAATGGCAGAGGTATATCACCCGGGTTCAGGTAGGTTTATGGAATTGTACAGCGATGCCCCGGGAGTTCAGTTCTACTCAGGGAATTTTCTGGACGGTAACATCAATACAGGTGGAATAGCCTATACCAAGCATATGGGAATGTGCCTTGAACCTCAGGTATTCCCCAATTCTCCCAACGAACCTGCGTTCCCAACTGCCAGATTAAATCCCGGTGAAAAGTACAAGCACAGGATTGAATACCACTTTAGTACCAAATAA
- a CDS encoding L-rhamnose mutarotase, translating to MRYCLTLDLKNDPELIAEYESYHQKVWPEVVQSFYDSGISTMEIYRWENRLFMIIDAEEDFTFEKKARADAENPIVQEWESLMSTYQEKLPGVKNDEKWQLMKNIFKV from the coding sequence ATGCGGTATTGTCTCACGCTTGACCTGAAAAATGATCCTGAATTGATTGCTGAATATGAGTCTTATCATCAAAAGGTTTGGCCTGAAGTTGTACAAAGCTTTTATGATTCAGGGATTTCAACTATGGAAATTTACAGGTGGGAAAATAGGTTATTCATGATTATTGACGCAGAAGAAGATTTTACTTTTGAAAAAAAAGCAAGGGCTGATGCCGAAAATCCCATAGTTCAGGAATGGGAAAGCTTGATGTCCACATACCAAGAGAAACTTCCGGGCGTTAAAAATGATGAAAAGTGGCAATTGATGAAAAATATATTTAAAGTTTAA
- a CDS encoding four helix bundle protein has product MNNDLKDRTKKFALAIIDVVEKLPNTIPGRAIGNQLVRSGTSVASNYRAASRGRSDKEFVAKLGVVIEEADESELWLELIHEKKWADVEIYIKEAKELTAIFVSIVLKMKNRN; this is encoded by the coding sequence ATGAACAATGACTTGAAAGATAGAACAAAAAAGTTTGCTTTAGCAATAATTGATGTAGTTGAAAAATTGCCTAATACTATTCCAGGAAGGGCTATTGGGAACCAATTAGTGAGAAGTGGTACCTCAGTGGCTTCAAATTATAGAGCGGCAAGTAGGGGTAGAAGCGATAAGGAGTTTGTAGCGAAATTGGGAGTGGTAATAGAAGAGGCTGATGAAAGTGAGTTATGGTTAGAACTGATTCATGAAAAGAAGTGGGCTGATGTTGAAATATATATTAAAGAAGCTAAAGAACTCACTGCCATTTTTGTTTCAATTGTTTTGAAAATGAAAAACCGCAATTAA
- a CDS encoding acetyl-CoA carboxylase carboxyltransferase subunit alpha has product MLLEFEKPIADLELKLQEMKDLAKGRNIDLTTDIQSLEEKIQTLKKETFQHLTRWQRVQLSRHADRPYALDYIYEITNDFIEIHGDRTVKDDKAMIGGLGDVDGRTVMFVGQQKGRNTKQRQERNFGMANPEGYRKALRLMKMAEKFGKPIVTLIDTPGAFPGIEAEERGQGEAIARNLKEMFMLKVPVICIIIGEGASGGALGIAIGDKVYMLENTWYSVISPESCSSILWRSWDYKEQAAEALKLTATDMKSNGLIDGIIEEPLGGAHKDMKKMSLTIKHTILEALKELDKIKPEKRIDQRIDKFCSMGVFVE; this is encoded by the coding sequence ATGCTATTAGAATTTGAAAAACCAATCGCTGATTTGGAGCTTAAGCTTCAGGAAATGAAAGATTTAGCCAAAGGTAGAAACATTGATTTGACTACAGATATTCAGTCTTTGGAAGAAAAGATTCAGACTTTGAAAAAAGAAACGTTCCAACATCTCACGAGGTGGCAAAGGGTACAATTGTCCAGGCATGCAGATAGGCCTTATGCCCTTGATTATATTTATGAAATCACCAATGATTTTATAGAAATCCATGGAGACAGAACGGTAAAAGATGACAAAGCCATGATCGGCGGTCTTGGTGATGTTGATGGTCGTACGGTTATGTTTGTTGGCCAGCAAAAGGGCCGCAATACCAAACAAAGACAGGAACGCAATTTTGGAATGGCCAATCCCGAAGGATATAGAAAGGCTTTGAGGCTGATGAAAATGGCTGAAAAATTTGGTAAGCCTATCGTAACCCTAATTGATACTCCGGGCGCATTTCCAGGCATAGAAGCTGAGGAAAGGGGACAGGGTGAAGCAATTGCTCGAAACCTAAAGGAAATGTTTATGCTCAAAGTACCGGTTATCTGTATCATTATCGGTGAAGGTGCCTCGGGTGGTGCTTTGGGAATAGCAATTGGAGATAAAGTCTATATGTTGGAGAATACTTGGTATTCGGTGATTTCTCCTGAGTCCTGTTCTTCCATCCTGTGGAGAAGTTGGGATTATAAAGAACAGGCGGCAGAAGCCTTGAAATTGACTGCTACGGACATGAAAAGCAATGGTCTGATAGATGGAATCATTGAAGAACCTCTTGGAGGCGCACATAAGGATATGAAAAAGATGTCCCTGACCATCAAGCATACTATCCTCGAAGCATTAAAAGAATTGGATAAAATTAAACCCGAAAAACGAATTGATCAGAGAATTGATAAATTCTGTTCGATGGGTGTATTTGTAGAATAG
- the ffh gene encoding signal recognition particle protein, with protein MFDNLSSKLDRAFKTLKGTGKITEINVATTVKEIRRALIDADVNYKVAKEVTDKIKEEALGRDVLIAVSPGQLLVKITQEELTKLMGGSKVDVNVKGDPAVVLISGLQGSGKTTFTGKFANYLKRQGKQVLLVACDIYRPAAIDQLKVLGEQIGVEVYAEPENKNAIQIANNALAYAKQKGKKIVIVDTAGRLAVDEQMMQEIEALKKALNPSETLFVVDSMTGQDAVNTAKTFDERLNFDGVVLTKLDGDTRGGAAISIRHVVNKPIKFISTGEKMENLDVFHPDRMAQRILGMGDVISLVERAQQSFDEDEAKRINAKIRKNQFNFDDFLSQLEQIKKMGNIKDLMGMIPGMGKAMKGLDIDDDSFKPIEAIIRSMTPLERENPDVIDGSRRKRLASGSGRSIVEVNNLMKQFGDMRKMMKQMNKMGGPQKALGGMMPKMGKR; from the coding sequence ATGTTTGATAATCTTAGTTCAAAATTAGACCGCGCTTTTAAAACCCTGAAGGGAACAGGGAAAATAACAGAAATAAACGTTGCCACCACTGTCAAGGAAATCAGAAGAGCCTTGATTGATGCTGACGTCAACTATAAAGTAGCCAAAGAGGTAACCGACAAAATCAAAGAGGAAGCTCTTGGCAGAGATGTGTTGATTGCTGTTTCGCCAGGTCAATTATTGGTGAAAATCACCCAAGAGGAGTTGACCAAATTAATGGGTGGCAGCAAGGTAGATGTCAATGTCAAAGGTGATCCTGCAGTGGTTTTGATTTCAGGTCTTCAGGGTTCAGGAAAGACAACGTTTACCGGAAAATTTGCCAATTACCTCAAAAGGCAGGGAAAACAGGTTCTGTTGGTAGCCTGTGATATTTACAGACCTGCTGCGATCGATCAGTTGAAGGTGTTGGGAGAACAGATTGGCGTGGAGGTCTATGCAGAACCTGAAAATAAGAATGCCATTCAAATTGCCAATAATGCCTTGGCCTATGCCAAGCAAAAAGGCAAGAAAATAGTCATTGTTGATACTGCAGGCCGATTGGCAGTGGATGAGCAGATGATGCAGGAGATTGAAGCTTTGAAAAAAGCTTTGAACCCATCTGAGACACTTTTTGTGGTCGATTCCATGACGGGTCAGGATGCTGTCAATACTGCCAAGACCTTTGATGAAAGACTGAATTTTGACGGGGTGGTCCTGACCAAATTGGATGGTGATACCAGAGGTGGTGCCGCCATTTCCATCCGACACGTGGTCAACAAGCCTATCAAGTTTATTTCTACCGGCGAGAAAATGGAAAACTTGGATGTTTTCCATCCTGATAGAATGGCCCAAAGAATCCTGGGAATGGGTGATGTGATATCCCTTGTGGAGCGTGCCCAACAATCCTTTGATGAAGATGAGGCCAAAAGAATCAATGCCAAAATCCGTAAAAATCAGTTCAATTTTGATGATTTCCTTTCCCAATTGGAACAAATCAAAAAAATGGGAAATATCAAAGACCTGATGGGAATGATACCGGGTATGGGTAAGGCCATGAAAGGTTTGGATATTGATGACGATTCCTTCAAACCGATTGAAGCCATCATCAGAAGCATGACTCCATTGGAAAGGGAAAACCCGGATGTCATCGATGGCAGCAGAAGAAAAAGACTTGCCTCGGGCAGTGGAAGATCTATCGTAGAAGTCAATAACCTGATGAAACAATTTGGGGATATGCGAAAAATGATGAAGCAGATGAACAAAATGGGCGGTCCCCAAAAGGCTCTTGGAGGTATGATGCCGAAGATGGGAAAAAGGTAG